The genomic stretch ATAACTGGGTTGGTTGATATTTTTGACATTAATTCAGAACTGAAAATAGGATACAGAAGGTTACCTTTGAGCTGCTGGTTTCGCtttcttgaaaattttctttggtGAAGTAATAGACAAAATGTGCTTTTCAAATGCGGATCTCATCGAATTGGACATTTTTCTATGGAATATATTCTCCGTAATTATTTCAGCGcttattttacaaatatattaaaggTAGCAAAAAATTAGGttggaatttaataaatgaattataaaatataaaatgaaaGTTCAGTAATATGttaaaaaactttttttttagattaAAAATTGTCTGATAACTCTATTGTGTTCTTTGCTTTATTAGTGTATTGTCCTCcttataatattagaatGTTTGGTACATAAACTTCGaacaaaaatcaaatattacaTCATATCTTAATTGTCGTAATGAATACAAAAAGTAGGATAAAATTTTTGTGAGACAGGATAGCATGGCTATTTTTAGACTGAAGTAGTACAATAGGGTTGTGAGGACAACAAGCGGCTCATCACAAGGAGATTAATTATAGCATCTTGCACTttataagaaataattatacaAATAGATGTTCTACATATAACAGAATTGTCACATATTCTAAGAATATGTATCACTTGATTTCAaggattaataattatgtatatatttatttaggTCAGACATGAATCACGTGAcacaaaaaaacaaacataGAACAAGAACTCGAGAATGTGAATATAAAAAGGAACAATCTTACATGAAGAACAAATGAAGAAAGCAACGAGCGGGTTGAGTTTCTAAGTCtagagaaaaatattaatatcttaATTACCATACACAGTTAGATAAATAGAGCCTTTATACCAAGTATAATATAGTTGAATTCCGGCTTGCTGCAATAGAAGAAGGAGGAGGAATTTAGAGGACAGATAGACTGGAATCACAAAAATTGTGACAAGAATGCATatgtattaaaaaaatacgtCACAGTTCAACCAGTTATtcgaagaaaaaaatgtaaaaataaacGACCCCAGAGAGGATTGAACTCTCGATCTTGCGATTAACAGTCGCACGCCTTAACCAGCTTGGCCATGGAGTCTCTTGATTTCTGTTTTTGGCATCTTTTGTTTGTGTCCTTGAATAATGTTTTAggataataaatcaaaaaaacgTAGGAAAATATCATCCACCACAAgttaaatatcaaaaatatttagttCTTCATAAATACCTTCAATTTTTCCCATTAACTCTACAATTTTGAATCTTTTTGAATGGGGTAAACTCCAATTATCTCCATTTgtaaagaattatattttactttttatacaaattgataaattaattcagGAAATGAATTCTTAGGTAATGATTCTTCTTTGTACTGAAATTGAAGAGAGTAGTTGAATTCCCTTTttatcttctaataattttaaatcattatttgtaaaTTCCGAGCCTCTATCtgtaataaattcttgTACTTTTCGTCCAAATTGTGTTTCAATAAatcttatattattatcaatttgagcaacaatttcatcatcaattttGTAAAGATGAGTTGTGCATATAACATATCTTGAAACACTATCAACCATTAGCATCATAAACCTAGGTGTTCCTGATGTAACTTTGTTAACTGGACCAAACAAATTAATAGTCCATGACGAACCTGGTGTCTTTAGCATTgtataattattcattgaatttgtataatgaaaatgtttAGTCATTTTTCCAGCTACACAAATTTCACACTTATTCAAATCAACCATCCATTTTGGAAAATGGACCATctcatttaattgaatttcaaGTTTTGTTGATGGCATATcgtaataaaattttactCTAATACCATTCTtgttaatgaattt from Henningerozyma blattae CBS 6284 chromosome 4, complete genome encodes the following:
- the TBLA0D02690 gene encoding integrase catalytic domain-containing protein (Ty like retrotransposon) — translated: MYYKFINKNGIRVKFYYDMPSTKLEIQLNEMVHFPKWMVDLNKCEICVAGKMTKHFHYTNSMNNYTMLKTPGSSWTINLFGPVNKVTSGTPRFMMLMVDSVSRYVICTTHLYKIDDEIVAQIDNNIRFIETQFGRKVQEFITDRGSEFTNNDLKLLEDKKGIQLLSSISVQRRIIT